The sequence cgtaccagccttggtggctcagtacctgccagcagacctgctggacgtgtggttgacggcctccacgacggtgcccccagtggacctgtgttgtggctgacctgtggccagggtagactcggcgttctccgaggacacgtcttgaggccacgaagaaagcaccgcggactcagcacctagcttcaaggatccatagtctccagcagaagactacagtgttgaccccctttgtaaagtgttaatacccctcccccttgtgtacgttttacttttatatatttaaatggtgaaggttatattatattatattaagttcttacctttctttccctaactccctttaagttacttgcgtcacggatcgcatcccttgatagcctctactggcttggggccggatatatatcttcctctaactacatcagagtgagaaccctgttgcgtcccgagagggccgtaacactagcTGTGAGGAAGGCAGAGCTAGGGAGGATCAGTGTGGACTAGGCAGTGACTGGGGAAGGCCACCATCTTCACCTCTCCCAAATAGATCAGTAGAACACCAGCTGGTCGCATTAAAAGGTATAGTTTGCTACAGTATTGTATAGGGAAATTAGTTCATTTCATGCCTCGATAGGAAGTGTTAAGGTATAGGGAGTGATATTTCCTTTAGCTGttggaaataaataaatatgttggactagcattaataaataattaacttgtgatttgtattttattatttccatttttGAATGTGTccatgtccttgtcacgtggtctcaACGAGTCTGAAGTTTTAGTTGGGCCGCATGTCTAACAAAGTTTAAGAGTTCATTTATCCCTTTGTTTGATATAATTCCCACACTTAATGTAGATTCATCCCTccttttccaagtaatttggGGATCGAGCCCCAAGGTTTTAATGATCGATTAATCGGTCCAGACCCCGATTACTTGACGATTctggttaatggtctggtggtggcggcgtaaaGGGATCCCTTGAGTTTGCTAGAAAACCTAGTACGACGTCTCGTGGCTATAGAAGCTTAGCCGGTCAAAcggctaagaccacgtggcgtgggactcGGCTATAGAGTATACTCTGGGGTCCTTTGGAATTCGGTTTAAGTTTCAGTAAGCATAGTCACGGACAGGGTAAAGGACAGAGTAGAGCCAATACCGTCCCGTGTTACAACTGCCATATCCACCTTCGGTAAgaagcagaacaagtcagcagattggttcgaggccagtgcagaggaactcTTACCCCTTGTAGAGGAAAAGAGAggagctctctcatcctacaaaaacctgccctcagaaaggaacctacagaccctccgtactgcccgcagtagagttcaacaaactgtgaggtgctgtgctaacgattactggctccgactctgttccagcatccagactgcggccgCTGTTGGCAACATAggaggcatgtacgaagggatcaaacaggcaacaggccctacacaaaacaggacggctcctctTAAGTCAgtcactggagagatcattaaagaccgtgatcaacagatgaatcgctgggtagagcattactccgaactctattCCAGAaagaacttggtcagcgtagaagCCTTGCATGCAATAAAGttcctgcccatcatggaagaacttgaccttgaaccgactgtggaagaagttgagaaagcagtggattcactttcctcagggaaggccccaggagacgacgggattccgcctgaagttctcaagtgcgctcgtggaacacttaaaactgagcttcatgaacttctgtgccagtgctggagggagggctcggtgccacaagacatgagagatgcaaacatcatcactctctacaaaaataaaggtgacagaagcgatgtcaacaacAATAGTAGCATCTCCCTCCTCAGCATCGTCagcaaactcttcgccagggtcgtcttggtcaggcttcagattcttgctgaaagagtgtaccccgactcagtgtggtttccgagcagaggtcgaccactgacatagTGTTcaccctgagacagcttcaagaaaagtgcagggagcagagaaaagccttgtacattgCCTTCCTTGACCTTACAatggccttcgacctcgtgagcagggacggactctttaagatcttggccaaaattggctgcccacccaccctattcagcatgatacaatcgttccacaaggacatgaaggggacggtcgtgtacgacggctcaacttctgaaccattcaacatcaacagtggtgttaaacagtgGTGCGTTCTTGCTCCAACACTGTTTGGCATCTTCTTCACGATCCTCGGCAAGCATGCCTTTGAAACAACCACAGagggcatctatctccgtacaagatctgatggaaagctctataatctatccagactccgagcaaagacaaaagtacagatgcgaatcctcagggagttcctcttcgccgacgacgaAGCGATCatacacacagcagaaggcctgcagcagctactcaaccgctttgccgcagcctgttccgcattcggcctgacaatcagcctgaagaagacacaaggtgatgggacaagatgtcaatgagctaccctgtataaatatagcagactatgtgctggaggcagttcacgagtttgtgtacctgggctccacaatctcagacaccctttccctggacactgaactcaacaggcgtatcgggaaggccgcaacaacactggccaggctcacaaagcgtgtttgggaaaatgccaaactgacagtgcacaccaaggcacaagtcttcatggcatgtgtggtgagtacacttctctacggcttggaatcctggaccctgcgctctcgccaggagagacggctcaatacctttcacatgcggaacctgagacgcatccttgacatcacgtgaaAAGACCACGTCACTAACAACACTGTACTCGAGAGAACAgaagtcccttcaatgttcactctcctgaaacagagacgcatgcgatggttgggacatgtcacacgcatggaagatggccgcataccgaaggacctcttgtatggagaactggcatcaggaaggagacccaccggaagacctcagctgcgtttcaaagacgcctgcaaacgcgacctcaagcagatgaacatcgacatcaacacttgggaggcagcagctgtggacagatctgcctggagatgtaaagtgcagaagggactccagcaattcgaggatgaactgaagaggcaAGCGGAGGATAAAAGATTTCAGAGGTCTCGACCACTCAAGACGGGAGATATCTCCCGTCCACgaagctaaccatagcccgtgcttcttgccccgctcctgtgccaggtaagttacgggctcaccatagcccgtgctacttggaacttgttccgagtagttgaatctataacaacaacaacaactcgaccactgtcagacgcacccgcttcggcgtttacCTGCACTCGCTGCAGTcgagactgtcattctcgggttggccttcacagccacagcaggcgctgcatccaactacactataacaactagacacccagggcacaactccataacccgcacggggttgaccttcacagccacagcaggcgctgcatccaactacactataacaactagacacccagggcacaactccataacccgcacggggttgaccttcacagccacagcaggcgctgcatccaactacactataacaactagacacccagggcacaactccataacccgcacggggttgaccttcacagccacagcaggcgcagcatccaactacactataacaactagacacccagggcacaactccataacccgcacggggttgaccttcacagccacagcaggcgcagcatccaactacactataacaactagacacccagggcacaactccataacccgcacggggttgacggatgcctactatatatatatatatattatatatatatatatatatatatatatatatatatatatatatatatatatatatatatgtatatatgtatatatgtatatatgtatatatgtatatatatatatatatatatatatatatatatatatatatatatatatatatatatatatatatatgtcgtacctacccagcaaacacaaaacgtttgtggacgtttttaaatggttccacaaaggtaatactgtaacttttgacataaatacgtatatctgacattcttaaaaccaaaggatataactaaaaacatatattcttatgacacagttttttaagatttatgtaaaaatttaaaaataatagtaaatgctatggtattataatgttttcatgctttatatttaagaataaataattttcagtcaacatttatttttttttgtttactttctgtaaagctatccaatttacgttcttataacataaatataacatttatatgacgtcagtataacgttatttacacgacatcattacgttattatgatgttatattaacgtataattcctgtatgaaaaccaaaatatatattgaactttatgttttaaacattgtaaagttatcataaaacttggaataagacggtaagcatgctttacttatgaaaatatacaaacaaatcaacaaaaacattttaacataaaaaacataaacataacataaattaattgcatgcatgggagttaactggaactctgtaatattgcatacatgaaccttaaggtacaaacccagtgtatttactcatgcagttctttcctaaatctaaatttttccaatttttacactttgtttcgagttctgtcttctgttgctacttttaataccccattaatgtcccctttgttatgtccattcatcccattgtgcacctctaccatatgtcactcctaattctttgcttttctagagaatgtaatataagctttgacaatctttcttcatatgacaggttaacaggtagaacaaagattaccatttatatatggataactattataagtcggtttgaatgagtgaattgctgcttgaagataggtatatacacgtgtggtactatcagattgcatcgtggtgagcctaaaacccttcagatccaagcaaagggtaaaatgccagcagatacaattgcgaacacattgataccaaaatgaaagacatatgacgagaattgaggtaaccaaagtgaaaagtgtgttcacattacattgcactagagtgctcccaggttactttctctcactttctctgttttgtgtggatggtccgccgtgctttcatcacgtcagcgggtggagcacgctgctgtttttgacatttcatgcataaattccggttggaaattctattgcgaacacattgataccaaaataaaagaccaaagatgacaattgaggtgaccagaatgaaaagagtgtatacattttatcgctcttgtgcgctccctggtaacacgctctcgctttctctgtttgttgcggatggtaagccgggcttttggagtttatatgcctttagtcctgtagagaattctattgcgaacacattgatgctaaattgaaaaacctaggatgagaattgaggtaacaaagttgaaaagggtatacacttttcggtattatcacgctcagctttctttttctggtacccttggcctacattcatcttgtcggcgggtggagcgcgctgctgtctttgacattatattcacatagttctgttgggaattctattgcgaacgcattgataccaaaatgaaagacataggacgagaattaaggtgacaaagttgaaaagagtatacacttttcagtatttccgcacactaccagggaatgtccaaaaaaaaatggagagagtggaggggtaacttgcccaaaacgcgaaattgtttggggagattaactttcgttcaatactattatgcaagaggagcgacacatctatggttcatccaataaaatcagcagacttctagatgttactactgctcggcttagactcggttacaagtatttctgggaattctcattatctgccgatgtagacctgaccaaatgttaactgtcaacaaaattattcgcacaccctccgtcactatgtgatagtgaattcagagacaattttataaccaatgtaccaacgatgtgtcaatatttcattcaaaattatctggtaccagaaattttagccaaatatccccagtttgctaactgtaagtagtaacaaagtgattgtaacctatccaccgctgcccactggatgaggggcggtgtgcaggacaaacatatcaattgtgacactagctctccacatatgtcagttgcttaatttagaaactgtacttgtgatcgatctcgaacccattgttgatgtgacgacttatactgaattttgtaactagctcatcaagattgtaacttgcttagctaaatgaattgtggggttcagtccctgagcccattatgtgcctctgcaaccctttccactactgcccacaagatgggtatggggtgcataataaatgaactaaactaactttaaggcatcctgaaagaaagcttggagggcttgaaaaattgcagaacgaagccgtgaggataatccttgggtgccctcgtaccacaaagatacttaatatgagaaaggaacttaatattccgagcgttgtttatcgtgttactgaaaataactgtcaaattggtataaaaatgcttaggctagctcatcctaacccttgcacagaagccctccagaatttctttattgaatgttgaaaacaaccctcaagttgactatttccgtaacagcatgcactcctgtatgctaatccccacaatcaccaagcccacccgagtcactcaaacatctgccactaccctggatcacctttggactaatataacagctccccttacatctggggtaatttatgacagaacaactgaccactatcctactttcctcatagcaaacattgacacatcaccaccagaaaccaaaaaactttcattcaggctacatagtgaatcagctttaggcaatctctctaatgcacttcacaatattaactgggaatctgaatttaataattcacaggatataaactcatcaactaacctctttctctacaaaactctaagcctctacaacactcactgtcccctccttaccaaacaagtaactgataaaagaaaaaataacccgtggctcacaagtggcataattaaatcaatcaacaaaaaacatgaatacgaaaagaaatttaggagtggcctaattccaatggaagtagttaaaaggtactcgtcagtgcttaccagtatcataagaaaagcaaaactttcatactatgagactagattcaaagaagcaaaaggcaacatgaaaagcacatggaataccatctttaacatcctgggaactaaacaacactcccacaaccagataacactctctaaggatggccttacactgtcatctgacttagaaatggcgaatgaatttaatagcttcttttcatcgattggtgctaaccttgcaagtaaaatcccacagagtcagacacatatcaacacatatctctcaggcagctatccaaactctcttctcctctcaccagtcagcccgtcagatgttgtgtccatcatacattcactaaaaaccaaagctgggaacatcagtgaaatcccatccattgtatacaagagcgcctcccatatgcccttgcaccacctatagctctgctgttcaacaaatcccttgagtgtcataccttccctgatatccttaaaaacgcaagagtaacgccagttcataaaggaggtagtggattatgttgcatctctgcttgccttgatgactgaaagaaagcttaaagggcttgaaaacttgcagaacgaagccttgaagataatccttggatgtccctagtaccacaaagatacttaacatgaggaaggaacttaatattaacttaataatagaatatgagtgcatattctactgcattactatttataatgatcctcatattgtgcttcagtaatccaatgtataaccctgagatgttttcctaattgtacttaggattccttgttcattattgtgtattgttctgatctgcttttgtgtcgaaaattcttgcatcgtacctgtaaacaattttttgacaattttactgtaattatcctacttaaaatcatctgtacttgtaaagtaaagctgtaatgtacctgttaaacactttttatcaattttacatttaattatttctctaaaactctgtttaagaatttgctcaaagattagtttaaggacttgcccgaaacgctatatatgcaagctagtggttttacaagattataattctaacttaagctctatgttgtctcttaacccccaatgtacgttcttgtatatatataaataaataaaataaataaataacgagggatcgaggcattaatgcgcagtacgtgcttccctcatctgtgacgtcacagcgccatctgacgacagcataaacacaggcggccattttatgttccaccaagattaaaaaaaaaaaaataattttgccccgaggggcgagtttattgggcagcgcccaatgtgttcgcaatagaatgttctacaagaacatgtataaaataagtgacacagagattattgatgtgtgtatttgtgtgggtgattataaatatgcatgtgtatgtatatatgtatacgtatatatatatatatgtacatgtatgtatgagagtgtgtacatgtatatataacattaataattttgtaactagcgtcaaaaattgttatttgcttagctaaacaaactagagagttcagttcctgaacccattatgtttagcagtctccgtggtgtagtggtaagacactcgcctggcgttccgcgagcgctatgtcatgggttcgtatcctggccggggaggatttactgggcgcaattccttaactgtagcctctgtttaacgcaacagtaaaatgcgtacttggatgaaaaaacgattcttcgcggcaggggatcgtattccagggaccataggattaaggacttgcccgaaacgctacgcgtactagtggctgtacaagaatgtaacaactcttgtatatatctcaaaaaaaaaaaaaaaaaaaaatgtgcctctgtaatcctttacaccaccgcccacgggatgggtatggggtgcataataaagaaagaaattgaaataataagggtataaaatgtatcaacataaaacattaatgttaatggccatcaggtaaaatcaggttattatttgtaaagaatttaaatgagttaaactaaatacgaacttaatatgttttgctaacgcaaaaatatattcccgaggtattgtaattgcaaataaatatttaatacaattatttgtatcattttttttattttagatttccgtattgcttgataatatataatagcgtttagataatgctagcgctggacattctttaggctcgttgcatgttgtggtagtcgccgccattttaaaaccgtgtcgagagggactgctgctggcttatccacaaaatcctgctgcatcttcaatagttaaggtaactgttttcttttatttgctcttagacatgtgtagtatatttataagcttgtggtggtaggctggatggtgtgttgatggtggtgttgtgttgatggccctgaaggtgtgttggtgtccctggctggaggtgtgttggtggccctggctggaggtgtgttggtggccctggctggaggtgtgttggtggccctggctggaggtgtgttggtggccctggctggaggtgtgttggtggccctgggccctggctggaggtgtgttggtggccctggctggaggtgtgttggtggccctggctggaggtgtgttggtggccctggctggaggtgtgttggtggccctggctggaggtgtgttggtggccctggctggaggtgtgttgatggccctggctggaggtgtgttggtggccctggctggaggcgtgttgatggccctggctggaggtgtgttggtggccctggctggaggtgtgttggtggccctggctggaggtgtgttggtggccctggctggaggtgtgttggtggccctggctggaggtgtgttggtggccctggctggaggcgtgttgatggccctggctggaggtgtgttggtggccctggctggaggcgtgttgatggccctggctggaggtgtgttggtggccctggctggaggtgtgttggtggccctggctggaggtgtgttggtggccctggctggaggtgtgttggtggccctggctggaggtgtgttgatggccctggctggaggtgtgttggtggccctggctggaggtgtgttggtggccctggctggaggtgtgttgatggtggtgttgtgttgatggccctggaggcgtgttgatggccctggaggtgtgttggtggccctagctggaggtgtgttgatggccctatatatacatatacatatatatatatatatatatatatatatatatatatatatatatatatatatatatatatatatatatatatatatattatattatgaatatcagaggtcccaggacaattattgtgcatgtgtagtatgtatatttatgtagtatatttggcatatttaatggcatttagttaatgccacttagtggcatgtctctgcaccgtttccagtttgttgatatgctttctaagatatgggcacaccatacaactgctgcatactccaactttggtgtaacaaaaattgtgaacaatttcaaaatttctgttgaagaaatcctgtttcctagttctgcatctgttttggtataacacctccttttttactaggcctgcaattatgaatgcctttataaccagctaagttgtagagttgggtatagtctttacttagccaagtttctgttaaaatgagggtccatctaattaccacaagctaccacaagctacacaagcttcacaaagcttcctggcaatacgttagtaatgaataaatataataggttaggttgacctaacttaacctaaccgacgcttggatcgtcgacttgatttggcgtcaccagctctttattttcgtctaatttctttataaaaagatcctttttcagattaaaattatgttttttcgtgttgtacattcagcaccaacattataatgagtaaatatatcatatttattcattactaacgtattgccaggaagctgagtgggtaggtctcgataaatttcctggtataatattattgtttgctattctccatcttagactaggcaagttgaagtcacctaggaagataatatgaggtatcgagttctccattttgtttatctgttctgtgaattcctcggccgttgcatctggcggtttgtatattagaataatcactaaatttattttctctatttttaatcccaatacctctaccacctcatttgtaatgttaaggagctccgagcatacaaggtcttccatagtatacagacccactcctccatgtgacctaattttcctatcacagttgtgtacttttcgagactacatttcaaatattccctaacatacatggcttctcccccctctttgtgtaaaatagtttaaatccatttatgggacattcagcaaatagttctctattttttacattcttcaatgtttcggtacgtgcaatagtatgtattgtttcattgcagataacagcatttaaattttttttgtttcttagacttagaatCGTACTACCAAGTTattgttggcaattggataatttttttatgaagtcatttgtcattttttcccctactttagtaattaatgcttttgatctcaattagttttatatcctagctttttaattttttccccttatatattgccatcttatctgtctgctttacatggcttaagcagtcatgtctgcttaagcctttgttattttactaatttacctgttttaattattatttgttttcaaagtttagtttaccccattttatttgctttttgcagtacaatactttactaataatcttgtaatagtaattggtaatgtagcacttggcctttctccttcagaatgtatgcacacattatagaaagaagaagagaataccatacaagatggcagcgtatgtcacgggccaaaaagcgacgcctaaaagaacaggtaaacctcgaagtctttcagaggttgatagatggaaagcgactgaatacaggcaactccttctctacaccggtaagattgtactgaagggaatcttacccaaagaattgtatgaccatttcctgactctgagtgtagccatttctattcttgtatcacctaaattgattcagttaaattacagccaatatgcacatgatcttttgctgtactttgtgttaaaggctcgtgagctgtatggtaaggattttttagtgtacaatgtacactgcctaacacacatatcctctgatgccaaagagtttggtagtttggacagatgttcagcatttccatttgaaaattacctgcagcaggttaagaatatggttcgatcaagtaaaaaccctcttgttcaaggaggatttaagggatttactggagaacttggcaaaggtatattcacaatagtcgtctctattactaatgacactattgcagatgaaggtatctttgtaagatattgctatgccacctcctttttttattaggcctgcagttgtgaatggctttattatcagccaagttgtagcatacaacatagcatatatatgtatatggcatacatatatatatatatatatatatatatatatatatatatatatatatatatatatatatatatatatatatatatatatatatatatatatatatatatatatattcaaaattcgtcagtgtactacatttttgttgttgcttttaggtgatgcttttaaccagtgtacgtgggtctgattgtgcaaccatggttcgaagaataatgaagatatgaacaaacggcctgtggtcactatacagtctggaagggcaaaagaagaaattggcatttctacaaaaacaagaactatataatgttattttaagtaagtaaccaaaaaattaaataatttttttaaagtttaaaattcacttaaaaatttaaattttaaattaaaaatttttaaccaaaaaacttaatatttttcatatttggaaccattccataatattttcccaagcataaatgattatatttctatcacttgctcttaagattgtttcatttaatagaggttgggcataattgttctctgctgctaatagaactgactgacttagctataggaaaatgtaaacttaattggtttatccattacagtattttgcagtttatttcatgatcctgtgcttaatacttgcataaatagtagattacaaaatgcatttttatatcattagtattgaataataataatgcaaataattgacttataaatgatg is a genomic window of Procambarus clarkii isolate CNS0578487 chromosome 8, FALCON_Pclarkii_2.0, whole genome shotgun sequence containing:
- the LOC138360025 gene encoding uncharacterized protein, whose translation is MASLINAYAPTLTSSSEAKGEFYDDLGLTLRDIPQQEPVFFLGDFNASVGSDHSSWPSYLDQFAKMHESGQRLLEFWCRHDLCLIISFFDTKPQHKVSWRHLRSKAKKEGRPRINVNKTRDLHKVEEITAALVTALSVPPCDSAISVSIVTDRVKDRVEPIPSRVTTAISTFGKKQNKSADWFEASAEELLPLVEEKRGALSSYKNLPSERNLQTLRTARSRVQQTVRCCANDYWLRLCSSIQTAAAVGNIGGMYEGIKQATGPTQNRTAPLKSVTGEIIKDRDQQMNRWVEHYSELYSRKNLVSVEALHAIKFLPIMEELDLEPTVEEVEKARSTTDIVFTLRQLQEKCREQRKALYIAFLDLTMAFDLT